The Thermoplasmata archaeon genome window below encodes:
- a CDS encoding CARDB domain-containing protein: MKNRNRSLKKGVSDVIATLLILAITVTLFSTIFVWVQTFPPPEGKRVVEIEGERGISEVAAGQYKYYINLTHKGGEPLSKNLINIVITLTDVVPTAVFVKTVSDSTVNLGDFWESGEVWRWNTTGTYTVISNITVVVIDTAKNMMIWQGRLPGIDLDAPPQILERGTEPEVVETGKAFRVWVIVKDTDLNFNSVYIDLQKLDNTTFRYPIKMNHTSGWKFITENLSLSPTVMPGRYTGIINATDNKSHTTVAQITINVVTGEGLPQLIVDRILLSNQSPTRGDNVTITAVIKNLKARAAQNATITFNDSLSNWNYTTNISVSGYGQTLVFTYWEAKPGGVHRISVNITNVMPGNLTGIGANVTVVVTPRILLVDDDGALTGSPNDVVSYMASALISTNLRYDIAVVSGGADGPGYNTGEKKLKDYDVVIWMGGSTNSTLTANDQNNLNTFLDNGGRLWLIGQNIFETVPSWFTNKVGAGISNTIAMPARLIGTNPGANWIDTSGLNPPLQSVSPFTIARQLNPVSGARPVFYDTSSTRVLATQYNASTYKTVVFGFEFARINSTGDQAVIVYKVINWLAGIDLRTGVDVAVAGQTIEPLTPRYNQPVNITAIIRNNGNVNLTGVRTRLYINDQPKTLLDNVTDLAGNGSWKSIKFQWVPDRVGSYIVKVMVDPDNEIDETNEANNVYVSDVAVFKIEVIYTALLVDDDSSSENGGGGTNPDVAAHVLKALNLLGYTVGVNLDVQKVPRGQDRDNNAYNASNYSCIIWVTGACSAGGGYNTLTNNDMNVIQNYLSAGLDQVSFLLIGRNILADSVVQNRPDFYQNIMGASTTGSVVAKTEVYGVRENPVTNGMYIGFDNASIAPYNVRSYTKIASAIPLFWADGTSYWTRTSDNVVGTGIASNSGWHSAYLSFDLAYTTNTSAVAEFLYGVIHWFGRLDNKPELRVTPPDMFAGTNTRQYIILPELNPQLGESYVLKANITNWGGKDADVIVRFLDGDTVIGSQNVHVPASYRDVSGQTQNGKVTAEVIWTPLFAGIEPIRANVDPDGLLVGVEFLRPNNLAEQRIEVYYFYDDLEDPAKVSMNWKHEATLLRINGEAPLEYMDPVGNVDVNIIRNWEEMKGFNKTNKSAHTYPSSFYMTEATGGGRLPMSVHIVIDASGSMRDDWPGNPGKWTATRNALFAFLDKMNTTLGDEACLTMFSHSGVTAGEVNLRSYTYTNPYWAANYGDAYQYTWVHVINRFTTNMQTIKNAFDARGPYGNTPLTDAIGFGARWLVDNEYVGGQRVGYNRSHYPALIVLTDGASNYNNPYGTANTNAINDIRGNAWGGVPALRFDGGKTLNSTVPVFIIGLGGDAVDSYLQPVADASFQILKRGPFSSGGHTWRDQYFYAPTGNELQAIFDAIFKALEDWGGDVTAPPMVPTAANPAQPMAITLTRPINTNGCNYTLTPAITLSADMATAKLTFYHRYNMVVGKNGGVVLVGTSDGSFNNFKYLVPTKNYPNNLATGLYVDAYGNPITYAYSGSSAGSTAGWEYAEFDLTQFIPASGTRQIKIAFQFLAKSENTGNGGFWYIDDVEVKITRKNTGSASNVADQWQYIQDANRAHRGSGVWWNGNPSTGYFSGGIDNSLITRPIDLTNARNATLSAYFRFNVNWGTGGTGRPPDGFRVEVSADNGVTWQPICLGVRSGWNVSGWENAPDLDPIRPGIQTYTGVTETGDKAYWVPASSLYRLNVDLSGWRGSVVLLRFRVVTNSTLANHYAQPISSVGFGGLYIDDIKVFGETIIHGTPQAKVTVPAPTNDYARMSDAGQPCTADKSQNAEISKEINSISELPATSPSGSFYSIFFIASTILAAPCTRTSQQGRPKSFS; the protein is encoded by the coding sequence ATGAAGAATAGAAATAGAAGTTTGAAGAAAGGTGTTTCGGATGTGATTGCAACGCTGCTGATTCTAGCGATAACAGTGACGCTATTCAGCACGATCTTTGTATGGGTACAGACATTTCCTCCACCGGAAGGCAAGAGAGTTGTGGAAATTGAAGGAGAGCGAGGAATTAGTGAGGTCGCAGCTGGGCAATACAAGTACTACATTAATCTTACCCACAAGGGCGGAGAACCGCTCTCAAAAAATCTGATAAACATTGTAATCACGCTCACAGATGTGGTGCCCACTGCCGTATTTGTCAAAACTGTTAGTGATTCTACAGTAAATCTCGGCGATTTCTGGGAGTCAGGAGAGGTGTGGCGCTGGAACACTACGGGCACATATACTGTAATATCAAACATCACTGTTGTGGTCATTGATACTGCGAAAAACATGATGATATGGCAGGGAAGATTACCAGGCATAGATTTAGATGCTCCGCCGCAGATTCTAGAGAGAGGAACAGAACCTGAAGTTGTGGAAACAGGAAAGGCATTTCGTGTCTGGGTTATTGTAAAGGATACAGACCTAAATTTCAATTCTGTGTATATAGACCTCCAGAAATTAGATAACACTACATTCAGATACCCGATAAAAATGAACCACACATCTGGCTGGAAGTTCATTACGGAAAATCTCTCGCTTTCACCAACCGTTATGCCTGGCCGGTATACTGGCATTATTAATGCCACGGACAACAAGAGCCATACTACTGTAGCCCAGATCACGATTAATGTAGTTACTGGTGAGGGCTTGCCTCAGCTAATTGTGGACCGCATATTATTAAGCAATCAGTCTCCTACAAGGGGAGATAATGTCACAATCACTGCAGTGATAAAGAACTTAAAGGCAAGAGCAGCACAGAACGCTACAATTACCTTTAATGATTCACTTAGTAACTGGAATTATACCACGAACATCTCAGTTTCTGGCTATGGGCAAACCCTTGTGTTCACATACTGGGAGGCAAAGCCAGGTGGCGTGCATCGCATCAGTGTTAACATCACAAATGTGATGCCTGGAAATCTCACAGGAATCGGGGCAAATGTGACGGTGGTGGTCACGCCCAGGATTTTGCTTGTCGATGATGATGGAGCACTCACTGGTAGTCCGAACGATGTGGTTTCCTACATGGCTTCTGCCCTGATTTCCACAAACTTGCGGTATGATATTGCAGTTGTTTCTGGCGGTGCAGATGGTCCTGGTTACAACACGGGTGAAAAGAAATTAAAAGATTATGATGTGGTTATATGGATGGGAGGCAGCACCAACAGCACACTTACAGCCAATGACCAAAACAATCTCAACACCTTCCTTGACAACGGAGGCAGATTGTGGCTAATAGGACAGAACATCTTTGAAACCGTGCCTTCCTGGTTTACAAATAAGGTTGGTGCAGGAATCAGCAACACTATCGCAATGCCTGCGAGATTAATTGGCACAAATCCTGGTGCTAACTGGATAGATACAAGTGGGCTCAATCCACCGCTGCAGAGTGTTTCACCATTCACAATCGCAAGGCAGCTCAACCCTGTGTCAGGAGCAAGACCTGTATTTTACGATACTTCTTCCACACGTGTACTCGCCACTCAATATAACGCCTCCACTTACAAGACAGTTGTGTTCGGTTTTGAATTTGCAAGAATAAACAGCACAGGAGACCAGGCGGTGATTGTGTACAAAGTAATCAACTGGCTTGCAGGGATTGACCTGAGGACTGGTGTGGATGTGGCAGTTGCAGGGCAGACAATTGAACCCCTAACTCCCAGGTATAATCAGCCAGTAAACATCACTGCAATCATCAGAAACAATGGAAATGTGAATCTTACAGGTGTGAGGACACGTCTCTACATTAACGACCAGCCAAAGACCCTGTTGGACAATGTCACTGATCTTGCTGGCAATGGAAGCTGGAAATCTATCAAATTCCAGTGGGTGCCTGATAGAGTGGGAAGTTACATTGTGAAGGTTATGGTCGACCCAGATAACGAAATTGATGAAACAAACGAGGCAAATAATGTCTATGTTTCAGATGTAGCTGTGTTCAAAATTGAAGTTATTTACACTGCATTGCTTGTAGATGACGATTCCTCATCTGAGAATGGTGGCGGTGGAACAAATCCAGATGTTGCAGCGCATGTGCTGAAAGCCCTTAATTTGCTTGGCTACACTGTCGGTGTGAATTTAGATGTTCAGAAAGTTCCGCGCGGACAGGATAGAGACAACAACGCATATAATGCCTCAAACTATAGCTGCATAATTTGGGTTACTGGTGCATGCAGTGCAGGCGGTGGTTACAACACCCTCACCAACAACGATATGAATGTCATCCAGAACTATCTGAGTGCTGGGCTTGACCAGGTTTCCTTCCTGCTCATCGGTAGAAACATTCTTGCAGATAGCGTGGTGCAGAACCGTCCTGATTTCTACCAGAACATCATGGGTGCAAGCACAACTGGTAGTGTGGTTGCGAAAACAGAGGTTTATGGCGTCCGGGAAAACCCTGTAACTAATGGGATGTATATTGGATTTGATAATGCCAGCATTGCCCCCTACAATGTGCGTTCCTACACCAAAATCGCCTCCGCTATCCCGTTGTTCTGGGCAGATGGAACGAGTTACTGGACAAGAACAAGCGACAATGTTGTAGGCACCGGCATAGCAAGCAACTCGGGCTGGCATTCTGCCTACCTCTCCTTCGACCTTGCCTACACCACAAACACGAGTGCAGTGGCAGAATTCCTCTATGGAGTTATCCACTGGTTCGGGCGATTGGATAACAAGCCAGAACTTAGAGTAACACCACCCGATATGTTTGCAGGCACAAACACAAGGCAGTACATAATTTTGCCAGAATTGAACCCACAGCTTGGCGAATCCTATGTGCTTAAGGCAAACATCACAAACTGGGGAGGAAAAGATGCGGACGTGATTGTAAGATTCTTAGATGGCGATACGGTTATCGGCTCCCAGAATGTGCATGTGCCTGCAAGCTATAGAGATGTTTCTGGACAAACTCAAAATGGCAAGGTGACCGCAGAAGTTATCTGGACGCCATTATTTGCAGGCATTGAACCAATCAGGGCAAATGTGGACCCTGATGGCCTGCTTGTGGGTGTTGAATTCCTTCGCCCGAACAATTTGGCAGAGCAACGAATTGAGGTGTACTATTTCTACGATGACCTCGAAGACCCAGCAAAGGTTTCAATGAACTGGAAGCATGAGGCAACACTCTTACGGATCAATGGCGAGGCCCCGCTGGAATACATGGACCCAGTAGGTAATGTAGATGTCAACATTATAAGGAACTGGGAGGAGATGAAGGGCTTCAACAAGACCAACAAATCAGCTCACACTTATCCAAGCTCATTCTACATGACAGAGGCAACTGGTGGCGGCAGATTGCCAATGAGCGTGCATATTGTGATAGATGCTAGTGGGTCTATGAGAGATGATTGGCCAGGCAATCCTGGAAAATGGACCGCTACAAGAAACGCTCTCTTTGCGTTCTTAGATAAAATGAATACTACACTTGGAGATGAGGCCTGCTTGACAATGTTCTCTCACTCGGGTGTTACAGCCGGAGAAGTAAATCTCAGGAGCTATACATATACAAATCCCTATTGGGCTGCAAATTATGGGGATGCTTATCAATATACATGGGTTCATGTAATTAATAGATTTACCACGAACATGCAAACCATCAAAAATGCGTTTGACGCAAGAGGCCCATACGGAAATACTCCACTTACAGATGCAATTGGTTTTGGCGCAAGGTGGCTCGTGGACAATGAGTATGTTGGTGGGCAAAGAGTGGGCTATAACAGAAGCCACTATCCTGCATTGATTGTTCTCACGGATGGTGCTTCAAACTACAACAACCCTTATGGCACAGCCAACACAAACGCCATAAATGATATCAGGGGAAACGCATGGGGTGGTGTACCTGCACTCAGATTTGATGGTGGCAAAACGCTTAACTCCACAGTGCCTGTGTTTATAATTGGTTTGGGCGGTGATGCCGTAGATAGTTATCTACAGCCTGTTGCAGATGCATCGTTTCAGATACTCAAGAGAGGACCATTCTCGAGCGGAGGGCATACATGGAGAGATCAGTATTTCTATGCTCCCACAGGTAATGAACTCCAAGCAATCTTTGATGCCATCTTCAAAGCCCTAGAGGACTGGGGTGGCGATGTTACTGCCCCACCAATGGTCCCAACTGCTGCAAATCCTGCACAGCCGATGGCAATAACACTAACAAGGCCAATAAACACAAACGGCTGTAACTATACGCTCACGCCTGCAATCACATTGAGCGCTGACATGGCTACTGCCAAACTCACATTCTATCACAGATACAACATGGTGGTTGGTAAAAACGGAGGCGTGGTGTTAGTTGGAACTTCCGATGGCAGCTTTAACAACTTCAAATATCTGGTGCCTACCAAAAACTATCCAAACAATCTTGCAACTGGCCTCTATGTAGATGCTTATGGGAATCCGATAACATATGCATATTCGGGAAGCAGTGCAGGAAGCACTGCTGGCTGGGAATATGCCGAATTTGACCTCACCCAATTCATCCCTGCTAGTGGAACGAGACAGATAAAGATTGCCTTCCAGTTCCTTGCAAAATCTGAGAACACAGGTAACGGCGGTTTCTGGTACATTGACGATGTTGAGGTGAAAATAACGAGGAAAAACACAGGAAGTGCAAGCAATGTGGCAGACCAGTGGCAGTATATACAGGATGCAAACAGGGCGCACAGGGGTTCTGGTGTCTGGTGGAATGGCAATCCTAGCACTGGCTATTTCTCTGGTGGCATTGACAACTCGCTGATCACAAGGCCCATTGACCTGACCAATGCAAGGAATGCTACGCTCTCCGCCTACTTTAGATTCAATGTAAACTGGGGTACAGGCGGCACCGGAAGACCTCCTGACGGTTTCAGAGTTGAAGTGAGTGCAGACAATGGCGTGACCTGGCAGCCCATCTGCCTTGGTGTGCGAAGCGGCTGGAATGTTTCTGGTTGGGAGAATGCTCCAGATTTAGACCCAATAAGGCCGGGAATCCAAACCTACACTGGTGTCACAGAAACAGGGGATAAAGCATACTGGGTGCCTGCAAGCTCGCTCTACAGATTGAATGTTGACCTATCTGGTTGGAGAGGGTCTGTGGTCTTGCTCAGATTCCGTGTGGTCACAAACTCTACGCTGGCAAACCACTATGCACAACCAATCAGCAGTGTTGGCTTCGGTGGACTCTACATCGATGATATCAAGGTCTTCGGTGAGACAATAATTCATGGAACACCACAAGCAAAGGTGACTGTACCCGCGCCAACAAACGATTACGCCAGAATGTCTGATGCAGGACAACCGTGCACTGCAGATAAATCGCAGAATGCAGAGATTTCTAAGGAAATAAACAGCATCTCTGAGCTGCCCGCTACATCGCCCTCTGGTTCATTCTACAGCATTTTCTTTATCGCTTCCACAATTTTGGCAGCGCCATGTACAAGAACATCACAGCAGGGAAGACCAAAATCTTTTTCATAA
- a CDS encoding zinc ribbon domain-containing protein: MPEDKNNKEDEELLKEIEALEKELMGEEKTEKEEEKPEEKVEKEEEKTEEEVVKEETDEEKLKKTLKSPPKREKPEEKAEEEEKLPEEEKEEVEPVEEIEELKEEEESIAEVREVSVETGSSFYLWVILFILGVVVYAAVISAYLSGMYPHKTSTSILLFLSDAVAVFGLWKSMTVPSYKPSVRAEVKTAKPKPETTEVEEEEEVEEEKPAEEKEEEKVEEKTEEEEMREKEEEEKEKEEPKKVKFLCPICKAEVDADATSCPNCGVAFEE; this comes from the coding sequence ATGCCTGAAGATAAGAATAATAAAGAGGATGAGGAACTGCTGAAAGAAATTGAAGCTCTTGAGAAAGAATTGATGGGTGAAGAAAAAACAGAAAAGGAAGAGGAAAAACCAGAGGAAAAGGTCGAAAAAGAGGAGGAGAAAACAGAGGAGGAAGTGGTGAAGGAAGAGACAGATGAGGAAAAACTCAAGAAAACCCTGAAGAGTCCTCCGAAGAGGGAAAAACCGGAAGAAAAAGCAGAGGAAGAAGAAAAGCTCCCAGAAGAAGAGAAAGAAGAAGTGGAGCCCGTGGAAGAAATTGAAGAATTGAAAGAGGAAGAGGAGTCCATAGCAGAAGTAAGGGAAGTATCTGTAGAGACGGGAAGCAGTTTCTATCTTTGGGTGATTTTGTTCATATTGGGTGTAGTCGTATATGCTGCAGTCATCTCTGCTTACCTATCTGGCATGTATCCACATAAAACAAGCACCTCAATCCTTCTATTCCTCTCCGACGCGGTGGCTGTGTTCGGGCTCTGGAAGTCAATGACTGTACCTTCGTACAAACCCTCGGTCAGAGCTGAAGTGAAGACGGCAAAGCCAAAACCTGAAACTACTGAAGTTGAAGAAGAGGAAGAGGTTGAAGAAGAAAAACCCGCAGAAGAGAAGGAAGAAGAGAAAGTTGAGGAAAAGACGGAAGAAGAAGAGATGAGGGAAAAGGAAGAGGAGGAGAAAGAAAAAGAAGAGCCAAAGAAAGTAAAATTCCTCTGTCCAATTTGCAAAGCAGAGGTGGATGCAGACGCAACCTCCTGTCCAAACTGCGGCGTTGCATTTGAAGAATAA
- a CDS encoding MBL fold metallo-hydrolase, whose protein sequence is MRITWYGHACFKVQGESSIVTDPHDGKSIGLPVPSVEADIVLMSHDHFDHNCKSVVKNRDCKLINKPGKYSEKGFEITGIETFHDEAGGSKRGKNIVFKFKHGEINFCHLGDLGHALTHEHAEKLGDVDVLFIPVGETYTLPVSECWKTINVLQPKIVIPMHYKIGSLSLPISSVEVFLRNAGSEEVVHLGSREKDIDKEDLSSRRKIWVFSF, encoded by the coding sequence ATGCGTATCACATGGTATGGACATGCGTGCTTTAAGGTGCAGGGAGAGTCCAGCATTGTCACAGACCCCCACGATGGGAAATCTATCGGGCTTCCCGTACCTTCTGTAGAAGCAGATATTGTGCTCATGAGTCATGACCATTTCGACCACAACTGCAAAAGCGTGGTAAAAAATAGAGATTGCAAACTAATTAACAAGCCCGGCAAATACTCTGAGAAAGGTTTTGAGATAACTGGAATAGAGACATTTCATGACGAGGCTGGAGGTTCTAAACGAGGCAAAAATATTGTTTTCAAATTTAAACACGGAGAAATAAATTTCTGCCATCTAGGTGACCTGGGTCATGCTCTCACACACGAGCATGCAGAAAAACTTGGAGATGTAGACGTGCTCTTTATTCCAGTGGGAGAGACATATACCCTTCCAGTTAGTGAATGCTGGAAAACGATAAATGTGCTCCAACCCAAAATTGTTATACCAATGCACTACAAGATTGGATCACTTAGTCTCCCAATTAGTTCCGTAGAAGTGTTCCTTAGAAATGCAGGAAGCGAAGAAGTCGTACACCTTGGTTCTAGAGAGAAAGATATCGACAAG
- a CDS encoding DUF1611 domain-containing protein, translating into METAIVYCEGKFGTYTGKTANGLVRYSKRFRIAGVIDSTKAGRDAGEVLDGIPNGIQIYATLEEAIAAVKDARFFIIGVATIGGLLPREYRDIVKKAIEHGLNIVSGLHEHLSEDAELAALAAEYGVKLVDVRKPRPLKEMQQFRNLSKGLRCLRIPVLGTDGSIGKRTTALIVTDALNFAGIKTVFVATGQTGLMQGSEYGVPLDSIKGDYMVGELEAEIVRAWNEKKPEVIIVEGQGSISHPAYVCGTRAIIMASQPTGIICQHAPKRQYRNFGKETLKLPMPDLKKEIAMLEMFSDSKVFAITLNHENMTKEEIENYVKVYEKDFGLPCCDVLVHGAAKIVEAIKKML; encoded by the coding sequence ATGGAGACCGCAATTGTGTATTGTGAGGGAAAGTTCGGAACATATACTGGTAAAACTGCAAACGGGCTTGTAAGATACTCTAAGAGGTTCAGAATAGCTGGTGTAATTGACAGCACCAAAGCTGGGAGAGATGCTGGGGAGGTGCTTGATGGGATTCCAAACGGCATTCAAATTTATGCGACACTGGAAGAAGCCATTGCAGCAGTCAAAGATGCAAGATTCTTTATAATCGGGGTTGCCACAATCGGCGGGCTTTTACCGCGGGAGTACAGGGACATCGTAAAGAAAGCAATTGAGCACGGGTTGAATATCGTATCTGGATTGCACGAGCATCTTTCAGAGGATGCTGAACTTGCAGCCCTTGCCGCTGAATATGGAGTTAAGCTGGTAGATGTACGAAAACCCAGACCTCTTAAGGAAATGCAGCAGTTCCGCAATCTTTCTAAAGGTCTTAGATGTTTGCGAATCCCAGTGCTTGGCACAGACGGGTCCATAGGAAAGAGAACCACCGCTCTCATCGTCACAGATGCCCTCAATTTTGCCGGAATAAAGACAGTTTTTGTGGCAACTGGGCAGACAGGCCTGATGCAAGGGTCAGAATATGGCGTTCCCCTCGATTCAATTAAAGGCGATTACATGGTAGGGGAGCTTGAGGCAGAGATTGTGAGGGCATGGAATGAGAAGAAGCCAGAGGTGATAATAGTGGAGGGACAGGGCAGCATTTCCCATCCTGCCTATGTTTGTGGCACGAGAGCAATCATAATGGCTTCACAGCCAACCGGCATAATCTGCCAGCATGCACCTAAACGCCAATACAGGAATTTTGGAAAGGAGACGCTCAAACTCCCGATGCCTGATTTGAAAAAAGAAATTGCAATGCTTGAAATGTTTTCCGACTCAAAGGTGTTTGCAATTACTCTTAACCATGAAAACATGACAAAAGAAGAGATAGAAAATTATGTAAAGGTTTATGAAAAAGATTTTGGTCTTCCCTGCTGTGATGTTCTTGTACATGGCGCTGCCAAAATTGTGGAAGCGATAAAGAAAATGCTGTAG